The Pan paniscus chromosome 3, NHGRI_mPanPan1-v2.0_pri, whole genome shotgun sequence genome includes a window with the following:
- the LOC129397655 gene encoding polycomb protein SUZ12-like, giving the protein MAPQKHGGGGGGGSGPSAGSGEGGFGGSAAVAAATASGGKSGGGGCGGGGSYSASSSSSAAAAAGAAVLPVKKPKMEHVQADHELFLQAFEKPTQIYRFLRTRNLIAPIFLHRTLTYMSHRNSRTNIKRKTFKVDDMLSKVEKMKGEQESHSLSAHLQLTFTGFFHKNDKPSQNSENEQNSVTLEVLLVKVCHKKRKDVSCPIRQVPTGKKQVPLNPDLNQTKPGNFPSLAVPSNEFEPSNSHMVKSYSLLFRVTRPGRREFNGMINGETNENIDVNEELPARRKRNREDGEKTFVAQMTVFDKNRRLQLLDGEYEVAMQEMEECPISKKRATWETILDGKRLPPFETFSQGPTLQFTLRWTGETNDKSTAPIAKPLATRNSESLHQENKPGSVKPTQTIAVKESLTTDLQTRKEKDTPNENRQKLRIFYQFLYNNNTRQQTEARDDLHCPWCTLNCRKLYSLLKHLKLCHSRFIFNYVYHPKGARIDVSINECYDGSYAGNPQDIHRQPGFAFSRNGPVKRTPITHILVCRPKRTKASMSEFLESEDGEVEQQRTYSSGHNRLYFHSDTCLPLRPQEMEVDSEDEKDPEWLREKTITQFEEFSDVNEGEKEVMKLWNLHVMKHGFIADNQMNHACMLFVENYGQKIIKKNLCQNFMLHIVSMHDFNLISIMSIDKAVTKLREMQQKLEKGESASPANEEITEEQNGTANGFSEINSKEKALETDSVSGVSKQSKKQKL; this is encoded by the coding sequence ATGGCGCCTCAGAAGCACGGCGGTGGGGGAGGGGGCGGCTCGGGGCCCAGCGCGGGGTCCGGGGAAGGCGGCTTCGGGGGttcggcggcggtggcggcggcgacGGCTTCGGGCGGCAAATCCGGCGGCGGGGGCTGTGGAGGGGGTGGCAGTTACtcggcctcctcctcctcctccgcggcggcagcggcgggggCTGCGGTGTTACCGGTGAAGAAGCCGAAAATGGAGCACGTCCAGGCTGACCACGAGCTTTTCCTCCAGGCCTTTGAGAAGCCAACACAGATCTATAGATTTCTTCGAACTCGGAATCTCATAGCACCAATATTTTTGCACAGAACTCTTACTTACATGTCTCATCGAAACTCCAGAACAAAcatcaaaaggaaaacatttaaagttGATGATATGTTatcaaaagtagagaaaatgaaaGGAGAGCAAGAATCTCATAGCTTGTCAGCTCATTTGCAGCTTACGTTTACTGGTTTCTTCCACAAAAATGATAAGCCATCACAAAactcagaaaatgaacaaaattctgTTACCCTGGAAGTCCTGCTTGTGAAAGtttgccacaaaaaaagaaaggatgtaAGTTGTCCAATAAGGCAAGTTCCCACAGGTAAAAAGCAGGTGCCTTTGAATCCTGACCTCAATCAAACAAAACCCGGAAATTTCCCGTCCCTTGCAGTTCCCAGTAATGAATTTGAACCTAGTAACAGCCATATGGTGAAGTCTTACTCGTTGCTATTTAGAGTGACTCGTCCAGGAAGAAGAGAGTTTAATGGAATGATTAATGGAGAAACCAATGAAAATATTGATGTCAATGAAGAGCTTCCAGCCAGAAGAAAACGAAATCGTGAGGATGGGGAAAAGACATTTGTTGCACAAATGACAGTATTTGATAAAAACAGGCGCTTACAGCTTTTAGATGGGGAATATGAAGTAGCCATGCAGGAAATGGAAGAATGTCCAATAAGCAAGAAAAGAGCAACATGGGAGACTATTCTTGATGGGAAGAGGCTGCCTCCATTCGAAACATTTTCTCAGGGACCTACGTTGCAGTTCACTCTTCGTTGGACAGGAGAGACCAATGATAAATCTACGGCTCCTATTGCCAAACCTCTTGCCACTAGAAATTCAGAGAGTCTCCATCAGGAAAACAAGCCTGGTTCAGTTAAACCTACTCAAACTATTGCTGTTAAAGAATCATTGACTACAGATCtacagacaagaaaagaaaaggatactCCAAATGAAAACcgacaaaaattaagaatattttatcaGTTTCTCTATAACAACAATACAAGGCAACAAACTGAAGCAAGAGATGACCTGCATTGCCCTTGGTGTACTCTGAACTGCCGCAAACTTTATAGTTTACTCAAGCATCTTAAACTCTGCCATAGCAGATTTATCTTCAACTATGTTTATCATCCAAAAGGTGCTAGGATAGATGTTTCTATCAATGAGTGTTATGATGGCTCCTATGCAGGAAATCCTCAGGATATTCATCGCCAACCTGGATTTGCTTTTAGTCGCAACGGACCAGTTAAGAGAACACCTATCACACATATTCTTGTGTGCAGGCCAAAACGAACAAAAGCAAGCATGTCTGAATTTCTTGAATCTGAAGATGGGGAAGTAGAACAGCAAAGAACATATAGTAGTGGCCACAATCGTCTGTATTTCCATAGTGATACCTGCTTACCTCTCCGTCCACAAGAAATGGAAGTAGATAGTGAAGATGAAAAGGATCCTGAATGGCTAAGAGAAAAAACCATTACACAATTTGAAGAGTTTTCTGATGTtaatgaaggagagaaagaagtgaTGAAACTCTGGAATCTCCATGTCATGAAGCATGGGTTTATTGCTGACAATCAAATGAATCATGCCTGTATGCTGTTTGTAGAAAATTATGGacagaaaataattaagaagaatTTATGTCAAAACTTCATGCTTCATATAGTCAGCATGCATGACTTTAATCTTATTAGCATAATGTCAATAGATAAAGCTGTTACCAAGCTCCGTGAAATGCAGCAAAAATTAGAAAAGGGGGAATCTGCTTCCCCTGCAAATGAAGAAATAACTGAAGAACAAAATGGGACAGCAAATGGATTTAGTGAAATTAACTCAAAAGAGAAAGCTTTGGAAACAGATAGTGTCTCAGGGGTTTCAAAacagagcaaaaaacaaaaactctga